From a region of the Cyprinus carpio isolate SPL01 chromosome A18, ASM1834038v1, whole genome shotgun sequence genome:
- the LOC109056805 gene encoding protein KTI12 homolog has translation MPLILMCGYPCSGKTRRANELKEYFTQNTERKVHVVGDEDQGIDKNSVYADSQKEKNLRGALRAEVERKVSKDDIVILDSLNYIKGYRYELFCLIKHTQTPHCLVYCLTSTDVSSEWNKGREADSQYTQEILDALILRFEAPDSRNRWDSPLFTIQQKDSLPFEAICDALFKRKAPPPNQSTQSQPLSSTNFLYELDKVTQDALMAVLESQKTSVPGDLISIPGATEKIELTRSLNMVELRKLRRQFISYTKMHPTENIGQIANMFVQYLNKSMH, from the exons atgccTTTAATATTAATGTGTGGTTACCCGTGCAGTGGTAAAACCCGACGAGCCAATGAACTGAAAGAATACTTCAcacaaaatacagaaagaaaggtTCATGTAGTCGGAGATGAAGATCAAGGAATTGACAAGAACTCTGTATACGCAG ATTCACAGAAAGAGAAGAATCTGAGAGGAGCACTGAGAGCTGAAGTGGAGAG GAAAGTCAGTAAAGACGACATTGTGATTCTTGATTCCTTGAATTATATTAAAG GCTACAGATATGAGTTGTTCTGTCTtatcaaacatacacaaacaccccATTGCTTG GTGTACTGTTTGACGTCAACTGACGTGAGCTCAGAATGGAATAAAGGCAGAGAGGCTGATTCTCAGTACACACAGGAAAT TCTTGATGCGCTAATACTGCGTTTTGAAGCCCCTGATTCAAGGAATAGATGGGATAGTCCACTCTTTACTATTCAGCAAAAGGACTCGCTTCCATTCGAAGCCATCTGCGATgcgcttttcaaaagaaaagcacCACCACCTAATCAGTCCACGCAGAGT CAACCGCTCTCATCCACAAACTTTCTGTACGAGTTGGACAAAGTTACTCAAGATGCCCTAATG GCTGTTCTTGAGTCACAGAAGACCAGCGTCCCTGGAGATCTCATTTCCATTCCTGGAGCCACGGAAAAG ATTGAACTCACAAGAAGTCTTAACATGGTGGAGTTGAGGAAACTCAGACGTCAGTTCATCAGTTACACCAAGATGCATCCGACAGAGAACATTGGACAGATTGCCAATATGTTTGTGCAGTATCTTAATAAGAGCATGCATTAa
- the LOC109056827 gene encoding neuromedin-B-like, producing the protein MTSEPFGSLSHPPCPYKYRLQKNEERLRSLNLNGGIQLLEKMAESSEDGHCKYRLFAFIMIFNISLSTAVSLDLTELQNKVSKIKVHPRGNLWATGHFMGKKSISSSQFQDSPFSSKPPRNTVGESGSSEDLRELITQEVLKVALQAQLEDPKRTPDVYNQDTDFMVKLLKNYIEKSNIVTMLMI; encoded by the exons ATGACCTCAGAGCCGTTTGGTAGCCTATCCCACCCACCGTGCCCCTATAAATACCGCCTGCAGAAGAACGAAGAGCGCTTGCGATCATTGAATCTGAACGGAGGAATCCAGTTACTTGAGAAGATGGCTGAGAGTTCTGAAGATGGACATTGCAAATATAgactgtttgctttcattatgatttttaacataTCGTTAAGCACCGCAGTCAGTCTCGATTTAACGGAGCtgcaaaataaagtttccaaaataaaagtgcatCCACGTGGGAATCTCTGGGCGACAG GTCATTTCATGGGCAAGAAGAGTATTTCAAGCAGCCAGTTCCAGGACTCTCCATTCTCCTCAAAGCCTCCCAGGAATACTGTGGGAGAATCAGGGAGTTCAGAGGATTTGAGGGAGCTGATCACTCAGGAGGTGCTGAAAGTTGCTCTTCAGGCTCAGCTTGAAGATCCAAAGAGGACACCAGATGTTTATAATCAG gatacggACTTCATGGTAAAGCTTTTGAAAAACTACATTGAAAAAAGTAACATAGTGACAATGCTGAtgatataa